A section of the Hevea brasiliensis isolate MT/VB/25A 57/8 chromosome 17, ASM3005281v1, whole genome shotgun sequence genome encodes:
- the LOC110641999 gene encoding E3 ubiquitin-protein ligase ORTHRUS 2 isoform X1: protein MAHDISLPCDGDGICMRCKAVPTTQETLTCITCVTPWHIVCLSSPPETLASTLQWECPDCSGEPAASATVVAGSGSELVAAIREIEADAALTEKEKARKRQELLSGKMEEEDVKKKGKGKEKESGHDVLDILDESFKCSFCIQLPERPVTTPCGHNFCLKCFQKWIGQGKLTCAKCRSTIPSKMASQPRINSSLVSAIRMAKMSKTIVAGGLPKVYHFVHNQNRPNKAYTTERAQRAGKANACSGKIFVTVPPDHFGPIPAENDPERNQGVLVGECWEDRLECRQWGAHLPHVAGIAGQTNYGAQSVALSGGYIDDEDHGEWFLYTGSGGRDLSGNKRTNKEQSFDQTFEKSNQALRVSCKKGYPVRVVRSHKEKRSSYAPESGVRYDGVYRIEKCWRKVGIQGHKVCRYLFVRCDNEPAPWTSDEHGDRPRPLPAIKELAKATDVTERKESPSWDYDEEDGRWKWNKPPPPSQKPVDTGNPEDRKRSQKATRKAQNTNVREKLLKEFSCQICGQVMAQPITTPCAHNFCKSCLEGAFAGKTLIRERGRGGRTLRAQKNIMKCPKCPTDISDFLQDPKVNRELMAVIESLQRQMEENLDNVKDLSEDEADGSEENPTEPGENDCEKTTAHNTLEGPSIEPQMAIEKKVDHGENPVYSEAVANSSEETGDGSLEEPKVSCNPQRVNKKRKVHFKGSSEGDSVNPQVPALKRSKRKGADSGVQSLEPPAGLKTRSSVQEATADGNDSPSSPLIVQSDDDFE from the exons ATGGCGCACGATATCTCGCTCCCGTGCGACGGAGACGGCATCTGCATGCGCTGCAAGGCAGTGCCAACTACCCAAGAAACCCTCACTTGTATCACTTGCGTTACTCCTTGGCACATAGTTTGCCTTTCTTCCCCGCCGGAAACCCTAGCATCCACTCTCCAGTGGGAGTGTCCTGACTGTTCTGGTGAACCTGCTGCCTCTGCAACGGTTGTTGCCGGAAGTGGAAGTGAATTGGTGGCTGCTATAAGGGAGATTGAAGCGGATGCGGCTCTTACAGAGAAGGAGAAGGCGAGGAAGCGGCAAGAGTTGTTAAGTGGGAAGATGGAGGAGGAAGAtgtgaagaagaaaggaaaaggaaaggagaaggaAAGTGGTCATGATGTGTTGGACATTCTTGACGAGAGTTTTAAGTGTTCATTTTGTATACAGTTGCCTGAGAGACCAGTTACT ACACCATGTGGGCACAATTTCTGTTTGAAATGCTTCCAGAAATGGATTGGACAAGGGAAGCTAACCTGTGCTAAATGTCGGAGCACAATTCCCTCTAAAATGGCCAGTCAGCCACGCATTAATTCTAGCCTTGTGTCTGCCATCCGAATGGCGAAGATGTCGAAAACAATTGTTGCTGGGGGCCTCCCAAAGGTTTACCATTTTGTACATAATCAAAACAGGCCAAACAAGGCATACACTACAGAACGGGCACAGAGGGCTGGTAAGGCCAATGCCTGCAGTGGGAAGATATTTGTCACTGTGCCACCAGATCATTTTGGGCCTATTCCAGCTGAAAATGATCCTGAGAGAAATCAGGGTGTGTTGGTTGGGGAGTGTTGGGAGGATAGATTAGAGTGCAGGCAATGGGGTGCACACCTTCCCCATGTTGCTGGTATTGCTGGACAAACAAACTATGGTGCACAGTCGGTGGCACTTTCTGGGGGCTATATAGATGATGAAGATCATGGAGAATGGTTCTTGTACACTGGAAG TGGTGGTAGAGATCTTAGCGGAAACAAACGGACTAACAAGGAACAATCCTTTGACCAAACTTTTGAAAAATCTAATCAGGCTCTTAGAGTGAGTTGCAAAAAGGGATATCCTGTAAGAGTTGTGAG GTCCCACAAGGAGAAGCGTTCCTCATATGCCCCTGAGAGTGGGGTGCGATATGATGGGGTCTATAGAATAGAAAAATGTTGGCGTAAGGTTGGAATTCAA GGTCATAAGGTCTGTCGCTACTTATTTGTTAGATGTGACAATGAACCTGCTCCTTGGACAAG TGATGAGCATGGGGATCGACCAAGACCTTTGCCTGCTATAAAAGAGCTCGCCAAGGCAACTGATGTAACAGAGAGAAAGGAAAGCCCATCGTGGGACTATGAT GAAGAAGATGGTCGCTGGAAGTGGAACAAACCTCCACCTCCTAGCCAAAAACCAGTTGATACTGGAAACCCTGAGGACAGGAAGAGGTCACAGAAAGCTACAAGGAAAGCACAGAATACAAATGTGAGGGAGAAGCTCCTAAAAG AGTTCAGTTGTCAAATCTGTGGGCAAGTGATGGCTCAACCAATTACAACACCCTGCGCACATAACTTCTGTAAGTCATGCTTGGAAGGTGCATTTGCTGGGAAGACTCTTATAAGAGAGAGAGGTAGAGGTGGACGGACACTACGAGCACAAAAGAATATAATGAAGTGCCCGAAGTGTCCAACAGACATCTCTGATTTCCTTCAAGATCCCAAG GTTAATCGAGAACTGATGGCTGTGATTGAGTCACTGCAACGACAGATGGAAGAGAATTTGGATAATGTAAAAGATTTAAGTGAGGATGAGGCAGATGGTTCTGAGGAGAATCCTACTGAACCCGGAGAGAATGATTGTGAGAAGACTACTGCTCACAATACTTTGGAAGGCCCATCAATTGAGCCCCAGATGGCCATTGAGAAGAAAGTTGATCATGGTGAAAATCCTGTATACTCTGAAGCTGTAGCCAATAGTTCTGAAGAAACTGGTGATGGCAGTTTGGAGGAACCAAAAGTTAGTTGCAATCCCCAGAGGGTCAACAAGAAGAGGAAAGTTCATTTTAAGGGTAGCTCTGAAGGTGATAGTGTGAACCCGCAAGTCCCTGCATTGAAGCGTTCTAAAAGGAAAGGTGCTGACAGTGGAGTTCAGTCATTGGAACCTCCTGCTGGGCTGAAGACTAGGAGCTCAGTTCAGGAAGCAACAGCTGATGGCAATGATTCGCCATCGAGTCCTCTCATTGTGCAATCTGATGATGATTTTGAATGA
- the LOC110641999 gene encoding E3 ubiquitin-protein ligase ORTHRUS 2 isoform X2 yields MAHDISLPCDGDGICMRCKAVPTTQETLTCITCVTPWHIVCLSSPPETLASTLQWECPDCSGEPAASATVVAGSGSELVAAIREIEADAALTEKEKARKRQELLSGKMEEEDVKKKGKGKEKESGHDVLDILDESFKCSFCIQLPERPVTTPCGHNFCLKCFQKWIGQGKLTCAKCRSTIPSKMASQPRINSSLVSAIRMAKMSKTIVAGGLPKVYHFVHNQNRPNKAYTTERAQRAGKANACSGKIFVTVPPDHFGPIPAENDPERNQGVLVGECWEDRLECRQWGAHLPHVAGIAGQTNYGAQSVALSGGYIDDEDHGEWFLYTGRSHKEKRSSYAPESGVRYDGVYRIEKCWRKVGIQGHKVCRYLFVRCDNEPAPWTSDEHGDRPRPLPAIKELAKATDVTERKESPSWDYDEEDGRWKWNKPPPPSQKPVDTGNPEDRKRSQKATRKAQNTNVREKLLKEFSCQICGQVMAQPITTPCAHNFCKSCLEGAFAGKTLIRERGRGGRTLRAQKNIMKCPKCPTDISDFLQDPKVNRELMAVIESLQRQMEENLDNVKDLSEDEADGSEENPTEPGENDCEKTTAHNTLEGPSIEPQMAIEKKVDHGENPVYSEAVANSSEETGDGSLEEPKVSCNPQRVNKKRKVHFKGSSEGDSVNPQVPALKRSKRKGADSGVQSLEPPAGLKTRSSVQEATADGNDSPSSPLIVQSDDDFE; encoded by the exons ATGGCGCACGATATCTCGCTCCCGTGCGACGGAGACGGCATCTGCATGCGCTGCAAGGCAGTGCCAACTACCCAAGAAACCCTCACTTGTATCACTTGCGTTACTCCTTGGCACATAGTTTGCCTTTCTTCCCCGCCGGAAACCCTAGCATCCACTCTCCAGTGGGAGTGTCCTGACTGTTCTGGTGAACCTGCTGCCTCTGCAACGGTTGTTGCCGGAAGTGGAAGTGAATTGGTGGCTGCTATAAGGGAGATTGAAGCGGATGCGGCTCTTACAGAGAAGGAGAAGGCGAGGAAGCGGCAAGAGTTGTTAAGTGGGAAGATGGAGGAGGAAGAtgtgaagaagaaaggaaaaggaaaggagaaggaAAGTGGTCATGATGTGTTGGACATTCTTGACGAGAGTTTTAAGTGTTCATTTTGTATACAGTTGCCTGAGAGACCAGTTACT ACACCATGTGGGCACAATTTCTGTTTGAAATGCTTCCAGAAATGGATTGGACAAGGGAAGCTAACCTGTGCTAAATGTCGGAGCACAATTCCCTCTAAAATGGCCAGTCAGCCACGCATTAATTCTAGCCTTGTGTCTGCCATCCGAATGGCGAAGATGTCGAAAACAATTGTTGCTGGGGGCCTCCCAAAGGTTTACCATTTTGTACATAATCAAAACAGGCCAAACAAGGCATACACTACAGAACGGGCACAGAGGGCTGGTAAGGCCAATGCCTGCAGTGGGAAGATATTTGTCACTGTGCCACCAGATCATTTTGGGCCTATTCCAGCTGAAAATGATCCTGAGAGAAATCAGGGTGTGTTGGTTGGGGAGTGTTGGGAGGATAGATTAGAGTGCAGGCAATGGGGTGCACACCTTCCCCATGTTGCTGGTATTGCTGGACAAACAAACTATGGTGCACAGTCGGTGGCACTTTCTGGGGGCTATATAGATGATGAAGATCATGGAGAATGGTTCTTGTACACTGGAAG GTCCCACAAGGAGAAGCGTTCCTCATATGCCCCTGAGAGTGGGGTGCGATATGATGGGGTCTATAGAATAGAAAAATGTTGGCGTAAGGTTGGAATTCAA GGTCATAAGGTCTGTCGCTACTTATTTGTTAGATGTGACAATGAACCTGCTCCTTGGACAAG TGATGAGCATGGGGATCGACCAAGACCTTTGCCTGCTATAAAAGAGCTCGCCAAGGCAACTGATGTAACAGAGAGAAAGGAAAGCCCATCGTGGGACTATGAT GAAGAAGATGGTCGCTGGAAGTGGAACAAACCTCCACCTCCTAGCCAAAAACCAGTTGATACTGGAAACCCTGAGGACAGGAAGAGGTCACAGAAAGCTACAAGGAAAGCACAGAATACAAATGTGAGGGAGAAGCTCCTAAAAG AGTTCAGTTGTCAAATCTGTGGGCAAGTGATGGCTCAACCAATTACAACACCCTGCGCACATAACTTCTGTAAGTCATGCTTGGAAGGTGCATTTGCTGGGAAGACTCTTATAAGAGAGAGAGGTAGAGGTGGACGGACACTACGAGCACAAAAGAATATAATGAAGTGCCCGAAGTGTCCAACAGACATCTCTGATTTCCTTCAAGATCCCAAG GTTAATCGAGAACTGATGGCTGTGATTGAGTCACTGCAACGACAGATGGAAGAGAATTTGGATAATGTAAAAGATTTAAGTGAGGATGAGGCAGATGGTTCTGAGGAGAATCCTACTGAACCCGGAGAGAATGATTGTGAGAAGACTACTGCTCACAATACTTTGGAAGGCCCATCAATTGAGCCCCAGATGGCCATTGAGAAGAAAGTTGATCATGGTGAAAATCCTGTATACTCTGAAGCTGTAGCCAATAGTTCTGAAGAAACTGGTGATGGCAGTTTGGAGGAACCAAAAGTTAGTTGCAATCCCCAGAGGGTCAACAAGAAGAGGAAAGTTCATTTTAAGGGTAGCTCTGAAGGTGATAGTGTGAACCCGCAAGTCCCTGCATTGAAGCGTTCTAAAAGGAAAGGTGCTGACAGTGGAGTTCAGTCATTGGAACCTCCTGCTGGGCTGAAGACTAGGAGCTCAGTTCAGGAAGCAACAGCTGATGGCAATGATTCGCCATCGAGTCCTCTCATTGTGCAATCTGATGATGATTTTGAATGA